The proteins below are encoded in one region of Lactuca sativa cultivar Salinas chromosome 3, Lsat_Salinas_v11, whole genome shotgun sequence:
- the LOC111884386 gene encoding MAP3K epsilon protein kinase 1-like isoform X2: MSRQATTTAFHKSKTLDNKYMLGDEIGKGAYGRVYKGLDLENGDFVAIKQVSLENIAQEDLNIIMQEIDLLKNLNHKNIVKYLGSLKTKTHLHIILEYVENGSLANIIKPNKFGPFPESLVAVYIAQVLEGLVYLHEQGVIHRDIKGANILTTKEGLVKLADFGVATKLTEADVNTHSVVGTPYWMAPEVIEMSGVCAASDIWSVGCTVIELLTCVPPYYDLQPMPALFRIVQDENPPIPDSLSPGITDFLRQCFKKDARLRPDAKTLLSHPWIQNSRRVVLQSSLRHSGTLRNIEDDGSVGAAKTSNADDLTTVENLSVEKVKEVKTELLLAEATLAGKSYEENDSSNEKADVSEDDVAVATLAIHEKLPLEPSSVNNETNQEHAHAKLLSELGATEVTITNGDSESKSKTTKVKENGSSVTTETSSTTSSHKGHDNTSQKSTKASRTVGGNNELSKFSDTPGDASLDDLFQPMDKTFEDRSAEASTSASSSHMNNNNNNNNQGNTDTGRADLATHLRATIAQKQLENEPGGQSNGGDILHLMMGVLKEDVIGIDGLGFDDKLPADNLFHLQAVEFGKLVSSLRPEESEDVIVSSCHKLTVFFQHRPEQKLVFMTQHGLLPLLELLEVPRTRVICSVLHVLNQIIKDNTDFQENACLVGLVPVVMGFAVPDRTREVRMEAAYFLQQLCQSSSLTLQMFIACRGIPVLVGFLEADYAKYREMVHLAIDGMWQVFKLQRSTLRNDFCRIAAKNGILLRLINTLYSLNEATRLASISGGGGFSMDGLGLGLATRSRSGPLDSSSNTFMQTESAANGMDYVDHVKVKHGVTTDQSSSHSPDSRFFTLDIDKHHHHHHHHQSSNTSAEAPFNSRSPDSNTVKEERGDGSHDVEHKQRLSNFGRLSTDRPRKSMDVVSNGQENVRPLLSLLEKEPPSRHFSGQLEYVRHLTGLEKHESILPLLHTSIEKKNNGLDFLMAEFAEASSRGRENANNNESMPKTPHKLVNNKKTGVVGSNEGGGGGASTSGIASQTASGVLSGSGVLNARPGSATSSGLLSHMVSPWNADVAREYLEKVADLLLEFAGADSTVKSYMCSQSLLSRLFQMFNKIEPPILLKLLKCINLLSTDPHCLEHLQRADAIKHLIPNLDLKDGPLVSQIHHEVLNALFNLCKINKRRQEQAAENGIIPHLMRFIMSDSPLRQYALPLLCDMAHASRNSREQLRAHGGMDVYLSLLEDQLWSVTALDSIAVCLAHDNDNKKVEQALLRKESVQKLVRFFQCCPEQFFLHILEPFLKIITKSIEINKTLAVNGLTPLLISRLNHQDAIARLTLLKLIKAVYEHHPRPKQLIVENDLPQKLQNLIEERRDGQSSGGQVLVKQMATSLLKALHINTVL, from the exons ATGTCTCGGCAAGCGACGACGACCGCCTTTCATAAGTCGAAGACCCTGGACAACAAATAT ATGCTTGGAGATGAGATTGGGAAAGGAGCATATGGTCGAGTTTACAAGGGTTTAGACTTGGAGAATGGAGATTTTGTTGCAATAAAACAAGTTTCTTTGGAGAATATTGCTCAGGAGGACCTCAACATTATCATG CAAGAAATTGACTTGCTTAAG AATTTGAACCACAAAAATATAGTAAAGTATCTTGGATCCTTAAAGACAAAGACCCATCTTCATATAATTCTTGA GTATGTGGAGAATGGTTCACTTGCAAACATTATCAAGCCAAACAAATTTGGGCCATTTCCTGAATCATTGGTGGCTGTTTATATAGCTCAG GTTTTGGAAGGCTTGGTTTATTTGCATGAACAGGGGGTTATTCATCGAGATATTAAGGGTGCCAATATTTTGACTACTAAAGAG GGTCTTGTTAAGTTAGCAGATTTTGGGGTTGCAACAAAGCTAACTGAGGCGGATGTTAATACACATTCAGTTGTTGGCACACCTTACTGGATGGCTCCTGAG GTGATTGAAATGTCAGGAGTTTGTGCTGCATCTGATATATGGAGTGTTGGTTGTACTGTAATCGAACTGCTTACTTGTGTGCCTCCTTACTATGATCTTCAACCCATGCCAGCTCTCTTTAGGATTGTTCAG GATGAAAATCCTCCAATTCCAGATAGCTTGTCACCTGGTATCACAGATTTTTTACGCCAGTGCTTTAAAAAG GATGCTAGACTGAGACCTGATGCAAAAACACTTCTTTCTCACCCTTGGATACAAAATTCAAGGCGTGTTGTATTGCAGTCTTCACTTCGCCATAGTGGTACACTCAG AAACATAGAAGATGATGGCTCAGTGGGTGCTGCAAAAACTTCAAATGCAGATGATCTAACCACTGTTGAGAATCTCTCTGTGGAGAAAGTCAAA GAAGTTAAAACAGAGTTGCTATTGGCTGAAGCTACTCTTGCTGGCAAGTCATATGAGGAAAATGATTCAAGTAATGAAAAAGCAGATGTATCAGAAGACGATGTTGCAGTTGCCACTTTAGCTATTCATGAGAAATTACCATTAGAACCTTCATCTGTAAACAATGAAACTAATCAAGAACATGCCCATGCGAAGCTACTATCAGAATTAGGTGCCACTGAGGTAacgataacaaatggtgactcgGAGTCAAAATCAAAAACCACAAAAGTCAAAGAAAACGGAAGTTCTGTTACTACTGAAACCAGTTCAACTACTTCTAGCCACAAAGGCCATGACAACACTTCTCAAAAGTCTACGAAAGCATCAAGAACAGTTGGAGGAAACAACGAACTGAGTAAATTCAGTGATACACCTGGCGATGCTTCATTGGACGATTTATTTCAACCAATGGATAAAACCTTTGAAGATCGGTCCGCTGAAGCTTCAACATCTGCTTCTTCATCACacatgaataataataataataataataatcaagggAACACAGATACTGGAAGAGCTGATTTGGCAACACATTTAAGGGCTACAATTGCTCAAAAACAGTTGGAGAATGAACCAGGTGGACAGTCTAATGGAGGAGATATACTTCATCTTATGATGGGTGTTTTAAAAGAAGATGTGATTGGTATTGATGGTCTAGGGTTTGATGATAAACTACCTGCAGACAATCTTTTTCACCTGCAAGCTGTTGAATTTGGGAAATTAGTTTCTTCATTGAGACCAGAGGAATCAGAAGATGTGATTGTGTCATCGTGTCATAAGTTAACTGTTTTCTTTCAACATCGCCCTGAACAGAAACTTGTTTTTATGACCCAACATGGATTACTCCCTCTTCTGGAATTGCTTGAGGTTCCTAGGACACGG GTTATATGTTCCGTGCTTCATGTCTTGAATCAAATTATCAAGGATAACACTGACTTTCAGGAGAATGCTTGTCTTGTTGGACTT GTACCCGTTGTTATGGGGTTTGCAGTGCCTGATAGAACAAGAGAGGTTCGTATGGAAGCAGCTTACTTTTTGCAGCAACTTTGTCAGTCAAG CTCATTGACATTACAAATGTTTATAGCATGCCGTGGGATACCTGTTCTTGTGGGATTTCTGGAGGCTGATTATGCAAAATACAG GGAAATGGTCCATCTAGCTATTGATGGAATGTGGCAGGTATTTAAGCTTCAAAGATCAACACTTAGGAATGATTTTTGTCGAATAGCTGCAAAAAACGGAATATTACTGAGGCTCATAAACACCCTTTATAGCTTAAATGAAGCAACCAGGCTGGCTTCCATATCTGGTGGAGGTGGCTTTTCAATGGAtggtttaggtttaggtttagcCACCCGATCAAGATCCGGTCCATTAGATTCAAGTAGCAACACTTTCATGCAAACTGAAAGTGCAGCCAATGGGATGGATTATGTTGACCATGTCAAAGTCAAACACGGTGTAACAACAGATCAATCATCTTCTCATTCACCTGATTCAAGATTCTTCACTTTAGACATTGataaacatcatcatcatcatcatcatcatcaatcaAGCAACACTAGTGCTGAAGCTCCATTTAATTCCAGATCACCAGATTCGAATACAGTGAAGGAGGAGAGAGGAGATGGTTCACACGATGTTGAACATAAACAGAGACTTTCTAATTTTGGAAGGCTGTCCACTGATAGGCCTAGGAAATCTATGGATGTTGTATCAAATGGGCAAGAAAATGTCCGCCCTCTGTTAAGTCTTTTGGAAAAAGAACCCCCTTCACGACACTTTTCTGGTCAACTTGAATATGTTCGCCATTTGACCGGATTAGAAAAACATGAAAGTATACTCCCACTTTTGCATACTTCTATTGAAAAGAAGAACAATGGGCTTGATTTCTTAATGGCTGAATTTGCTG AGGCTTCTAGTCGTGGAAGGGAAAATGCTAATAACAATGAGTCGATGCCTAAAACTCCACATAAATTAGTTAATAACAAAAAGACGGGGGTGGTGGGGTCCAATGAGGGGGGCGGGGGTGGGGCGTCCACATCAGGAATTGCATCTCAAACAGCATCAGGTGTACTCTCGGGTTCCGGTGTTCTTAATGCTAGACCAGGGAGTGCCACGTCATCTGGACTTTTGTCCCACATGGTGTCCCCATGGAATGCTGACGTGGCGAGGGAATATCTTGAAAAAGTGGCGGATCTTTTACTTGAATTCGCGGGTGCTGACTCAACAGTGAAGTCGTACATGTGTAGCCAAAGTTTACTCAGCCGGTTATTCCAAATGTTCAATAAAATCGAACCCCCTATTCTATTAAAGCTCTTAAAATGCATCAATCTTTTGTCCACCGATCCACACTGTTTGGAACATCTACAAAGAGCTGATGCCATTAAACATCTTATCCCAAATCTTGACCTCAAAGATGGCCCTCTCGTTTCCCAAATTCATCATGAG GTCTTGAACGCACTATTCAATCTATGCAAAATTAATAAACGGAGACAGGAACAGGCAGCAGAAAACGGAATAATTCCACATTTAATGCGTTTCATAATGTCGGATTCTCCATTAAGACAATACGCATTGCCTTTGTTATGTGATATGGCCCACGCGTCACGTAATTCAAGGGAACAGTTGAGAGCGCATGGTGGAATGGACGTCTACTTAAGCTTACTTGAAGACCAGCTTTGGTCTGTAACAGCTTTGGATTCAATTGCTGTGTGTTTGGCACATGACAATGACAACAAGAAAGTGGAACAAGCTTTGTTGAGAAAGGAATCTGTTCAGAAGTTGGTCAGATTCTTTCAGTGCTGTCCGGAACAATTTTTCCTTCACATCTTAGAGCCATTTTTGAAAATCATCAC GAAATCAATTGAGATAAATAAAACACTGGCTGTTAACGGGTTGACACCGTTACTCATATCGAGACTTAACCACCAGGATGCTATAGCACGTCTCACTCTGCTAAAATTAATTAAG GCTGTATATGAACATCATCCACGTCCAAAGCAGCTGATTGTAGAGAATGATTTGCCTCAAAAGTTACAAAACTTAATTGAAGAACGAAGAGATGGGCAAAGCTCTGGTGGTCAAGTTCTGGTGAAGCAAATGGCCACCTCACTGCTTAAAGCACTTCATATCAATACTGTTTTATGA
- the LOC111884386 gene encoding MAP3K epsilon protein kinase 1-like isoform X1 has product MSRQATTTAFHKSKTLDNKYMLGDEIGKGAYGRVYKGLDLENGDFVAIKQVSLENIAQEDLNIIMQEIDLLKNLNHKNIVKYLGSLKTKTHLHIILEYVENGSLANIIKPNKFGPFPESLVAVYIAQVLEGLVYLHEQGVIHRDIKGANILTTKEGLVKLADFGVATKLTEADVNTHSVVGTPYWMAPEVIEMSGVCAASDIWSVGCTVIELLTCVPPYYDLQPMPALFRIVQDENPPIPDSLSPGITDFLRQCFKKDARLRPDAKTLLSHPWIQNSRRVVLQSSLRHSGTLRNIEDDGSVGAAKTSNADDLTTVENLSVEKVKEVKTELLLAEATLAGKSYEENDSSNEKADVSEDDVAVATLAIHEKLPLEPSSVNNETNQEHAHAKLLSELGATEVTITNGDSESKSKTTKVKENGSSVTTETSSTTSSHKGHDNTSQKSTKASRTVGGNNELSKFSDTPGDASLDDLFQPMDKTFEDRSAEASTSASSSHMNNNNNNNNQGNTDTGRADLATHLRATIAQKQLENEPGGQSNGGDILHLMMGVLKEDVIGIDGLGFDDKLPADNLFHLQAVEFGKLVSSLRPEESEDVIVSSCHKLTVFFQHRPEQKLVFMTQHGLLPLLELLEVPRTRVQVICSVLHVLNQIIKDNTDFQENACLVGLVPVVMGFAVPDRTREVRMEAAYFLQQLCQSSSLTLQMFIACRGIPVLVGFLEADYAKYREMVHLAIDGMWQVFKLQRSTLRNDFCRIAAKNGILLRLINTLYSLNEATRLASISGGGGFSMDGLGLGLATRSRSGPLDSSSNTFMQTESAANGMDYVDHVKVKHGVTTDQSSSHSPDSRFFTLDIDKHHHHHHHHQSSNTSAEAPFNSRSPDSNTVKEERGDGSHDVEHKQRLSNFGRLSTDRPRKSMDVVSNGQENVRPLLSLLEKEPPSRHFSGQLEYVRHLTGLEKHESILPLLHTSIEKKNNGLDFLMAEFAEASSRGRENANNNESMPKTPHKLVNNKKTGVVGSNEGGGGGASTSGIASQTASGVLSGSGVLNARPGSATSSGLLSHMVSPWNADVAREYLEKVADLLLEFAGADSTVKSYMCSQSLLSRLFQMFNKIEPPILLKLLKCINLLSTDPHCLEHLQRADAIKHLIPNLDLKDGPLVSQIHHEVLNALFNLCKINKRRQEQAAENGIIPHLMRFIMSDSPLRQYALPLLCDMAHASRNSREQLRAHGGMDVYLSLLEDQLWSVTALDSIAVCLAHDNDNKKVEQALLRKESVQKLVRFFQCCPEQFFLHILEPFLKIITKSIEINKTLAVNGLTPLLISRLNHQDAIARLTLLKLIKAVYEHHPRPKQLIVENDLPQKLQNLIEERRDGQSSGGQVLVKQMATSLLKALHINTVL; this is encoded by the exons ATGTCTCGGCAAGCGACGACGACCGCCTTTCATAAGTCGAAGACCCTGGACAACAAATAT ATGCTTGGAGATGAGATTGGGAAAGGAGCATATGGTCGAGTTTACAAGGGTTTAGACTTGGAGAATGGAGATTTTGTTGCAATAAAACAAGTTTCTTTGGAGAATATTGCTCAGGAGGACCTCAACATTATCATG CAAGAAATTGACTTGCTTAAG AATTTGAACCACAAAAATATAGTAAAGTATCTTGGATCCTTAAAGACAAAGACCCATCTTCATATAATTCTTGA GTATGTGGAGAATGGTTCACTTGCAAACATTATCAAGCCAAACAAATTTGGGCCATTTCCTGAATCATTGGTGGCTGTTTATATAGCTCAG GTTTTGGAAGGCTTGGTTTATTTGCATGAACAGGGGGTTATTCATCGAGATATTAAGGGTGCCAATATTTTGACTACTAAAGAG GGTCTTGTTAAGTTAGCAGATTTTGGGGTTGCAACAAAGCTAACTGAGGCGGATGTTAATACACATTCAGTTGTTGGCACACCTTACTGGATGGCTCCTGAG GTGATTGAAATGTCAGGAGTTTGTGCTGCATCTGATATATGGAGTGTTGGTTGTACTGTAATCGAACTGCTTACTTGTGTGCCTCCTTACTATGATCTTCAACCCATGCCAGCTCTCTTTAGGATTGTTCAG GATGAAAATCCTCCAATTCCAGATAGCTTGTCACCTGGTATCACAGATTTTTTACGCCAGTGCTTTAAAAAG GATGCTAGACTGAGACCTGATGCAAAAACACTTCTTTCTCACCCTTGGATACAAAATTCAAGGCGTGTTGTATTGCAGTCTTCACTTCGCCATAGTGGTACACTCAG AAACATAGAAGATGATGGCTCAGTGGGTGCTGCAAAAACTTCAAATGCAGATGATCTAACCACTGTTGAGAATCTCTCTGTGGAGAAAGTCAAA GAAGTTAAAACAGAGTTGCTATTGGCTGAAGCTACTCTTGCTGGCAAGTCATATGAGGAAAATGATTCAAGTAATGAAAAAGCAGATGTATCAGAAGACGATGTTGCAGTTGCCACTTTAGCTATTCATGAGAAATTACCATTAGAACCTTCATCTGTAAACAATGAAACTAATCAAGAACATGCCCATGCGAAGCTACTATCAGAATTAGGTGCCACTGAGGTAacgataacaaatggtgactcgGAGTCAAAATCAAAAACCACAAAAGTCAAAGAAAACGGAAGTTCTGTTACTACTGAAACCAGTTCAACTACTTCTAGCCACAAAGGCCATGACAACACTTCTCAAAAGTCTACGAAAGCATCAAGAACAGTTGGAGGAAACAACGAACTGAGTAAATTCAGTGATACACCTGGCGATGCTTCATTGGACGATTTATTTCAACCAATGGATAAAACCTTTGAAGATCGGTCCGCTGAAGCTTCAACATCTGCTTCTTCATCACacatgaataataataataataataataatcaagggAACACAGATACTGGAAGAGCTGATTTGGCAACACATTTAAGGGCTACAATTGCTCAAAAACAGTTGGAGAATGAACCAGGTGGACAGTCTAATGGAGGAGATATACTTCATCTTATGATGGGTGTTTTAAAAGAAGATGTGATTGGTATTGATGGTCTAGGGTTTGATGATAAACTACCTGCAGACAATCTTTTTCACCTGCAAGCTGTTGAATTTGGGAAATTAGTTTCTTCATTGAGACCAGAGGAATCAGAAGATGTGATTGTGTCATCGTGTCATAAGTTAACTGTTTTCTTTCAACATCGCCCTGAACAGAAACTTGTTTTTATGACCCAACATGGATTACTCCCTCTTCTGGAATTGCTTGAGGTTCCTAGGACACGG GTGCAGGTTATATGTTCCGTGCTTCATGTCTTGAATCAAATTATCAAGGATAACACTGACTTTCAGGAGAATGCTTGTCTTGTTGGACTT GTACCCGTTGTTATGGGGTTTGCAGTGCCTGATAGAACAAGAGAGGTTCGTATGGAAGCAGCTTACTTTTTGCAGCAACTTTGTCAGTCAAG CTCATTGACATTACAAATGTTTATAGCATGCCGTGGGATACCTGTTCTTGTGGGATTTCTGGAGGCTGATTATGCAAAATACAG GGAAATGGTCCATCTAGCTATTGATGGAATGTGGCAGGTATTTAAGCTTCAAAGATCAACACTTAGGAATGATTTTTGTCGAATAGCTGCAAAAAACGGAATATTACTGAGGCTCATAAACACCCTTTATAGCTTAAATGAAGCAACCAGGCTGGCTTCCATATCTGGTGGAGGTGGCTTTTCAATGGAtggtttaggtttaggtttagcCACCCGATCAAGATCCGGTCCATTAGATTCAAGTAGCAACACTTTCATGCAAACTGAAAGTGCAGCCAATGGGATGGATTATGTTGACCATGTCAAAGTCAAACACGGTGTAACAACAGATCAATCATCTTCTCATTCACCTGATTCAAGATTCTTCACTTTAGACATTGataaacatcatcatcatcatcatcatcatcaatcaAGCAACACTAGTGCTGAAGCTCCATTTAATTCCAGATCACCAGATTCGAATACAGTGAAGGAGGAGAGAGGAGATGGTTCACACGATGTTGAACATAAACAGAGACTTTCTAATTTTGGAAGGCTGTCCACTGATAGGCCTAGGAAATCTATGGATGTTGTATCAAATGGGCAAGAAAATGTCCGCCCTCTGTTAAGTCTTTTGGAAAAAGAACCCCCTTCACGACACTTTTCTGGTCAACTTGAATATGTTCGCCATTTGACCGGATTAGAAAAACATGAAAGTATACTCCCACTTTTGCATACTTCTATTGAAAAGAAGAACAATGGGCTTGATTTCTTAATGGCTGAATTTGCTG AGGCTTCTAGTCGTGGAAGGGAAAATGCTAATAACAATGAGTCGATGCCTAAAACTCCACATAAATTAGTTAATAACAAAAAGACGGGGGTGGTGGGGTCCAATGAGGGGGGCGGGGGTGGGGCGTCCACATCAGGAATTGCATCTCAAACAGCATCAGGTGTACTCTCGGGTTCCGGTGTTCTTAATGCTAGACCAGGGAGTGCCACGTCATCTGGACTTTTGTCCCACATGGTGTCCCCATGGAATGCTGACGTGGCGAGGGAATATCTTGAAAAAGTGGCGGATCTTTTACTTGAATTCGCGGGTGCTGACTCAACAGTGAAGTCGTACATGTGTAGCCAAAGTTTACTCAGCCGGTTATTCCAAATGTTCAATAAAATCGAACCCCCTATTCTATTAAAGCTCTTAAAATGCATCAATCTTTTGTCCACCGATCCACACTGTTTGGAACATCTACAAAGAGCTGATGCCATTAAACATCTTATCCCAAATCTTGACCTCAAAGATGGCCCTCTCGTTTCCCAAATTCATCATGAG GTCTTGAACGCACTATTCAATCTATGCAAAATTAATAAACGGAGACAGGAACAGGCAGCAGAAAACGGAATAATTCCACATTTAATGCGTTTCATAATGTCGGATTCTCCATTAAGACAATACGCATTGCCTTTGTTATGTGATATGGCCCACGCGTCACGTAATTCAAGGGAACAGTTGAGAGCGCATGGTGGAATGGACGTCTACTTAAGCTTACTTGAAGACCAGCTTTGGTCTGTAACAGCTTTGGATTCAATTGCTGTGTGTTTGGCACATGACAATGACAACAAGAAAGTGGAACAAGCTTTGTTGAGAAAGGAATCTGTTCAGAAGTTGGTCAGATTCTTTCAGTGCTGTCCGGAACAATTTTTCCTTCACATCTTAGAGCCATTTTTGAAAATCATCAC GAAATCAATTGAGATAAATAAAACACTGGCTGTTAACGGGTTGACACCGTTACTCATATCGAGACTTAACCACCAGGATGCTATAGCACGTCTCACTCTGCTAAAATTAATTAAG GCTGTATATGAACATCATCCACGTCCAAAGCAGCTGATTGTAGAGAATGATTTGCCTCAAAAGTTACAAAACTTAATTGAAGAACGAAGAGATGGGCAAAGCTCTGGTGGTCAAGTTCTGGTGAAGCAAATGGCCACCTCACTGCTTAAAGCACTTCATATCAATACTGTTTTATGA